In the genome of Brachypodium distachyon strain Bd21 chromosome 3, Brachypodium_distachyon_v3.0, whole genome shotgun sequence, the window AAACTCTCTTCAACTAGcaatgtgggactaaactTTTGTCCCACCTCTTGCTAGGCATGAATGGGTCAGCATGGGCCTTTGGGATTTTTTCAGGAATTTATTAGACTATAAATTAAATAGTGTCTGGGCCACATAAATTCCAACACATTTCATAAAAGTTGGTGTATTTtatttcgttaagacaaggttttgaccaaaaattacactattaatatgtaacatatatgacacaaaatcatgattattaaaaagaacttttaaagacgaatctattaatataaatttcatgaatgtaaaaacacatattaataaagttatcatgggtcaaagccttgtcttaacaaaacaaaatacgccaacctttatgaaatggagaaaGTATAACACACTTGAGGACAAACTGAAGATATTTCAGAGCGTAGTACATTCTAGcaactaatttttttgttgcattgaATAAGTATATAGCTTTATTTGTAAGCGTGCACATAAATGATAAATGTGCAGCGGCAGAGGCAGAATTTCATTAAGACCCAGCTATTACTTCAAATCACTAAAATTTCACTAATTTCACATTCATTAAGACCCAGCTATTACTTCAACTCACTAAAATTTCACTAATTTCTTTGTGACCCAGGCTGCCTCTGTACGTGTGTCATGTGTGGAGAGCCTGTAGTACATAAAAATGTTGCCGGTGCACCGTCGGTTTGGACGTGAGTCCATGGAAAACCGAATACCAATTTACAGAAAAGTCCTTCACCAGGGCACGAATCACCAAACGCTCCCACTCCTGCAACGCCTGCCGCCCACGCGAGTCTCGCCTTAAATTAAACTCAGTACGGAGTAAATAAAACACCCGCACTTATTACTccactctctctccctctctctctctcttctccttttcatcttttccccttctcctcttcttcgtccCCAGTCCTCGCCTAGTCGCCTCCCCACAACCGCCGGCTCCGCGTCCCCCCCCCGCagccgcctccctccgccgcggctccgcgcgcgcgccgatCGACCCCCGGATCGACGGAacccgcgcggcggcgaggctccAACTGGACGCAGCAAGGTGTGCTTCTTTTCCGGTCCCGAAAGGCGGGCGgtcttgggggggggggggggggggggggtagggTTTGGCTCTCTGCTTCGTGTTTCCGCGGGAGCTGTGGAGGGGGCGCGGGGCCTGATTTCGTCCTGGATGTTGTTTTGGGCGCGAGGGGTTCCGTCGAATTAGGTTGTTGTTGACGGTCTCGCGGCTCGATTTGGTTCATGCAAGGGCGTGGTGTTTGTCTGTTTGGAGTGAAGGCTCACGGTGTTAGGATTATTTTTGGGGTGTTGTTTCATGGATTAGGGGACCCTCGTCGTGGATTTCGTGGGTTTTGTTGCTGCAGAGTGTCCATTTTTGGGTTGATTTTGTGCTGGCGGTTGTGGCAATTGTAGCGCTTGTGTAGGATAAAGGCAAGAGCTTTTATAGCTTATTGGAGTTTCTAATCTCTGTTGGCTTCTCTCTGCTGCAGGTAATCGCCTTTCGGGGAAACTGTGTGAGGGAGCACGGGAAGAGAGTGAAGAGGCTGCGGAAACTGAGGGTTTGGTTATCCGAAGATGATGGACGGCGCCAAATTCCCTGGGATCATTGGCGCCGTGGGTGGTGGCCATGACGGGGGCGTCAACTTCTGTGACATGGCCTACTACCAGAAGCTGGGGGAGGGCTCCACCATGTCCATTGATAGCATGAACAGCATGCAGACCAGCATGCATGGTGGTTCCATAATGTCGGTGGACAACAGCAGCGTTGGTTCTACCGACTCCCGAACTGGGATGCTTAACCATCCTGGTCTCAGGGGGCCTGTTGCTGTGGCCAGCTACTCGGTTGGGAACAGCATTTTCCGTCCTGGGCGTGTGTCGCATGCCTTGAGTGATGACGCACTGGCACAGGCTTTGATGGACACTAGATTCCCGACCGAGACGCTCAAGGATTATGAGGAGTGGACCATTGATTTGGGGAAGCTCCACATGGGGATGCCCTTTGCACAAGGTGCCTTTGGGAAACTCTACAGGGGAACCTACAACGGAATGGATGTTGCCATTAAGCTTTTGGAGAGGCCGGAGGCTGCCCCTGTGCAAGCTCAGCTGTTGGAGCAGCAATTTGTGCAAGAAGTTATGATGCTTGCAACATTAAGGCATCCAAATATAGTCAAGTTCATTGGCGCGTGCAGGAAGCCAATGGTCTGGTGTATTGTCACAGAGTATGCAAAGGGTGGATCTGTTCGGAATTTCTTGACCAGGAGGCAGAACAGATCTGTTCCACTGAAGCTGGCAGTGAAGCAGGCACTAGATGTTGCACGTGGCATGGCATATGTTCATGGCCTTGGGTTCATCCACAGAGATCTGAAGTCAGACAACCTCTTGATTTCTGGTGATAAATCTATCAAGATTGCAGACTTCGGAGTTGCTAGGATTGAAGTAAAGACCGAGGGGATGACACCTGAAACGGGAACATACCGTTGGATGGCTCCGTAAGTTCAACATATATGTTCGTTATCTTACTTATTTAATTAGTTATACTGCTACTCTAAGTAAGACAGTTATGCTTCATTTCCTTGCATTGCAATCGCTCGGGACCATGAATCcgtaagaagaaaaaaatgaaactatATATTTGAAAACTCTATTCTGGTTTAAGTGGCACGTATGTTTGATATCAGGACATCTGCAGTTgctgtttctttctttatgACATTGGTAGCTGCACAGCCGCATGCATATGTTCTAGTTACGTGCTGTGTAAATGTGTTAGTCGTAATCTCTTACCTTATATAATACTATCCTTCTTTTTTGCCGTTTTATCCTAGTAACCTAGTCTGTGACACTtggatttttatttcattgtGCTACTTGTTtctataaatattttttgatTTAGCATTCTCTGACAGTGACATGCATGGAATACTTAGTTGCGCTAAAGCATGCGATGATATGCATGTGAAATTTTCTAATGATGCCGTCCAGAATTTTCATTTTACCATTGAACATTTTTGTCTTGTTCTCTCCATCAGAAGCTGACCTGGCAGGTCAATTATTTTTGCATGTAATATAAGAACTCTTCTACTGGAGATGTTATGGTGAATTCTTTGTGGGTTTAGCAATAGCCAATACTGCTTCTTATTTGAGCATATTCCAAGAGGATACTAATCCAGGAATTCATATATTTTACTTGTCTTTGCTTTAAATGTGCCCTGGGTGCTAGTGTGTAACAAGTATTGTTATATAAGGTGTTTGATTGCACCTGTTTCCTTTtggaagcatgcatgcagtaatTCGTCACTTTTTACCCCAAGTGGTACCTAAAGTGTAACCATCTTAATAGTATTTAGACTTTAGCTCCAACTCGCGTGTGTCTGTTTATTGAAGATATGTTAGCTGCTAGTACATCCCAGCCTGTAATATTTGGTTGGACCTCCAGGATATTTGaagttgcttttttttattattactTTGAGATCAGTGGGAGTATGGTACTATTTAGGCCATTCTttgtatttctaaaaaaatgtcgTCTTTCCTGCTTTGACCTAtctttctctttttggctTTTGATATATAAGGCCATTGTGATAAGCCACTTATAGGAGAGGGGAATGACTGTTACAGGATAACTTCATTAATACCTATCTGAATTTGGTTCATTTTCTGTGCAGTAGGCACACCAATTAACTTTAATAGATATGTAAAACTTATCTTCTCTTGCCTGCCTCAAATTATTGATCTGTTGTTTATTGACAAGCTATAGTTACTTCAATTATTTATGTAATGTAATTCTTGCTGCAAATTCCCCATCTGTGAGTTTTCGCAGGAGTAGATATCCATTTCTGGAAGTCAATAAATGCTAATTGAGGTCTTGTATAAAAGAGTAATTGGAATTTCTGTCTTAGGCTTCTTTTGTCCATTTATGGAAGTCAATAAATGCTAATTGCAGATCTTGTATAAAAGAGTAATTGGAATTTGTGTCTTAGGCTTCATTTGTCCATTTCTTTAAGTCAAGTCAATAAATGTGTGATCAATTCACTTAACTATCTGTGGGCCATGCGGGGCGTCAGGGCGTGGGAGGCAAGCCGCTGCCTCCCGGCTCCCGCTGCCACCGTTCAGCCACAGAGCAGCGGCCTGACCTCCTGAGCCGCCGCTCTCTCCACCAACCGCCAGGGCCAAGGTCTGACCTCCAGCcagcctcctccttctcccagccctccctctccctggCTGGCTCCCTCTCCCTAAGACCTGTAATCCCGTCGTAAGGCCTAATCCCTGGCTGGCATCGGCACCGCCAGCTCCAgacagagaaaagaagaagacaggGAGTAGGCGATGCGTCTGGTGGAGTCTGGAGCTAGAGGTCAGTGCGGAGACTAGGTCGAGCAGCGATCCAGGCCGGCCCAAGATGCAAATCAGGCCCAACTCTGAAAATACCTGTCATCTTtatagtttttctttcttaatcACTGAACTAATACCTGTATTTGCGTTTTTGCCggaaatcaaggtagggcgggcGCCCTACCGAGAGCTCCGCCCATGTATCTAGTCTTGGGTGCAATTGTCCACCAGTTATTAAGCCAATATAAGTGTTCATCTCAGGCTAGAGGCTACATAGAGCTTGTGGCAATATAATTATACAAATACAATATAATATAACTAATACAATTATACAAATACAATATAACTCAACTACTAATACTagtatactactccctccgtcccatattaagtgacgtgatattgcatgtatttagacactttttggatatagatacatccatattttggtaaatttgagtcacttaatatgggacggagggagtacaacataTTGCTCAGCAGAGTTGCTGGCTTGCTACAAACGGCTTAGGTGCAGAGCCAGGGGGAGGGGCAGAGCAGGCAGAGGAGCAGGGCCGCCGGACGACGAGAGCGGCAGCAACAGGTTTTGTGTCGTggccaccagcagcagcaatggatGCGGCCTGGCGAGAGGTCGCTTGTTGTGGACCCTGAAGAGGCCGTGCGGAGAGATAGGGTTCCACGAACAGAGCACAGACAGAGCCTTATGCTCCCAGTGAAACCTGATAAGTGGGCCTTTTCACTAGTCGTTCGTCAACAACCCTGACTAGTCAATATTTGTCAATGACTAGTCAGTTGAGCAGTCGATTCGCGAATCGAGTTGAGGTGCTGACTCGCCATCCAAGTATCAACCTCAAGACTTTGTGTGAGGTGGCAATGGAGCGTATACGAATGGATATCAGCTAAAGTGCTAAACCATATCCTATAGCATATTTCATATTGCAGAAAATGTCTGGTTACGAATACAAAATGAATATTAATGGTTACGAATATGGAACGGGTAGCAGAGTGGACATGGTTTGGAACAAATGTGGAGCGGACAAGGTTTGGTAATAGAAATATTTGGTCAGATATAGCGTAAAAAACAGAGACACTTTTATAGTACACGGTAGACAATTATCACTCAACACTTGGCACTAGAGATAATAGCTCCTTATTCCCATAAGCACACACAGATGCACACACACTCGGATAGCCACTGGACAGTGGTTGGATGTTACCTACCTCTACTGGATAATATCGAATATGGACGAATACCACTGAAACTGTATTCGTATCTGTTTTCACAACCTGCGGATATCCAGAAATCTTGTCCGAATTAATATCCGGGTTCCTTCGGGCGGATGGTCGGTCGGAAACTATCTATACCAATTCCACCAAGTAAAGACTAGTCGTGTGACTAGCCGAGCCGTAGATCCATGAATCGAGTCGGGGTGCTGAGTCGGCATCCAAGTGGTGACCTCAAGACTGGCCGTGTGACTAGTCTCGAGCAACCCTTGGTCATTGTCGTGCCGCAGCCCATGATGGTCACACTACTACTTTAGTGTGCTTGTGATCTAATTGGCGTGTAATCGCAAGCTTGCTTCCGAAGCCATGAGGAATCCCATTGCTTTGAAATCGATGAAGTTCGTGTGACTTCAACAAGCACCCTCGTGCTAGGGACATCACCTATATAACTGACCTCCTAGCGTTCTCATTAGGTAAAAAAGGAATATTTCTGTCAGCACTCCTAGCCATACTTGAATGTCAATTGGCATCAGCAATTCTAGCTATACTTGGCAAGACTTGTTACTGTGTACAGTAACAACTTGGGGAGCAATAATCCTTCCACGAGCAAGGAAAACCTTGGGGAGGTAGCATGACTCTCCTAGGTAGAAAACTTTGGAACAACATAGGAGAAAACGTCATGCAATACATTCCTATACCagccaccatcatcaatgggCTTAGGTGGAAAAGGAAAACTTTCGGTGTGGATAAACTCGAGGGGGCCAAAGGATGTATTGAGAGCCTTGGTGCTTTGAGCTATTAATCACAATTGAGCTTGGCATCACCCCAAAAGAAGATGTACGGCTTAGATGCAGCCTAATATTAGCATCTCTAGTAGACCTATGGGCCAAGCTAGGACAACTGATTTAGGCCCAAAAtgaaaagttttttttctacCATAACCTGAGGCTAGCCTACGGCCTTTGTGTCAGGCGACATGCAAATTATATTCATGCTTCATTCAAAACACTCGGCAAACCACAATCATGAATTGCTCCATTGCCAGAGTCAACCCGTATCAACTACACCCGTGGCAAATAGTCCCCAAGCTGTTTTTGGAGGTGGTTTTGCTACTGTGGTGGTGATATGGTGATGATGACTCACTATGTGACGGTTTTAGATGATTAAGTGGTAATTAGGCTTGTATACATCCATGATGCAGAGGCAGGGTtaataaagcttccattttcttaaaaaaagtgGTGTTTTAATTAGTTTCATAGTTTAGGGGTTTACATAAAATACCAACCCTAGCAAAATGTGCTTTCTCGTACCAAAGCCCAGTTATTGGTGAAATTCATATCCTGCATAATTTCAATATTTCATCTCACTGGGTTTACATGGGGGCTAAAATGGGGTCTGTCATCATTTTCTAAAAGAAATTAGATCCTTATTTGGTTCTTTGTGCACAGTAGCAGTTTGCTTACTGGACATTACTTTACCAGAGCAGCTAGTGATGCAAGAGCATACTGGACTCTGCTCTTGTTTGTTTTGATAACCTAGCTAGATGTAATTTAGTTAGGTCAGTTGTCAAGCCAGGGAGCAGGCTTATGGTTTAGCTTGTATCGTACTGGAGCCAAGTTTAAGTCAATCTTTGCTCTTGAGGTATTTGTACGTAGTTTAGACTTGACATTGAGAAATTATATTAATGGCGAAACTGATAAAACCATTGAAAATTATCCATAAACTACCAGAAAGAATTATTAATTGGCACTTCCATATAGTGCTAATGATAAAATTCTCCTAAATTTGAGAAGTTATATTAATGGCCAAATTGATAAAACCATTGAAAATTATCCATAAACTACTAGAAAAGATTATTAGTTAGTATTTCCATAGTGATAATGATAAACTTTTTCTAAAAGAAAGTTCTAGGTCTTTGTTGAGTTTCCATTTATTGAACCACGTAATATTTGGGATTTCTGTGTGCATAACTGGAATGATAGAAACATAGAGACTAGAGTTACATTCTTATTTCATATGAGCATAAATGGCAAGATTTCATTTAATGAAGACAACCCACTGTCCAGCCTTGGCTCAACTCAGCTTGTTTGTAAGCCAAGGCCAAGTTGTAGAAGTGCTCAAGCTTGTTTGTTAAGCCAATTCTGCGTAGTTGGCAAGCctttagcttttcttttcagcTCTAAGCATATCAAAGTGGGTATGCTGATATGACTGCGAACTCCAGTTGCAACATGACCATACATACAGGCTCAACCATAATACACACACATGTATGTAAAATTAGGTATTTTGCATACATTTTGCCATCATTATCTAATTATGCTACTAAGAGGAGTTATGGGAAGACGAGAAAATaatgcatgcaacaaaacatTATTTAACTAAAGTTGTATGCACCAAAGCCATGTTGAAAACATTGGAGCAATTGCTCTACATAATCTGACTAAGTTATTTGATCCACTACCTGAGTATTCCTGAAATTGTATAAAACTGAACATAGAGCGTTTACAAATGAACATAGGCACGCCACCTTTTGGGCCCTTCGTACTAAAATCATTGTTGTATGTAGtttaaaatttaatttttgGTACTTCTAAGCTTGTTCTTAGGTAGCATTTTTTTCAACTTTACTATTGCAGCACTAATCTGAtctcaaggaaaaaaatacgTCTTTGTGCTCAACATCCTTGGCGTTAATTTGGTTCATATTTCGGTGATGAAAGTTAGCAAGCTGCGTTCAAGTGAAACTAGGAAACACTTTGAACATATTCTTTTGGTCTTTCTTGATCCATCTGATTGGACCTTCATATTCTCCAGGAAATTTGAAGTTATTATGTATAGCATTGCTGTTCTTTCTGCCTGTCCTCGTTTCTTCAACTATATATCTTCGTGCCTCGGTCATATATGTGTGCAATACTAGATTTGGATACactgtgttttgttttgttcattcTGATGTGCCAACTTCTTATTTTGAACTTGCAGTGAGATGATCCAGCACAGACCATACAACCAGAAAGTTGACGTGTACAGTTTCGGCATTGTGCTGTGGGAGCTAATTACCGGGACCcttccttttgcaaaaatgacGGCAGTGCAAGCTGCATTTGCTGTGGTGAACAAGGGCGTCCGCCCAACAATACCCCATGACTGCCTCCCAGCCCTTGGGGAGATCATGACCAGGTGCTGGGATGCAAATCCCGACGTCCGTCCTCCGTTCACCGATGTTGTCAGGATGCTGGAGCATGTGGAGATGGAGGTCCTTACTTCTGTCCGCAGGGCCAGATTCCGGTGTTGCATCTCCCAACCGATGACACTGGACTGAACCAGGCGAAatccagaagaagaaagcaacCTGGAGAGAAGTTGAAGTCCTTGTATTTATCATATTAATAGACTTGTGATGCAGCAGAAGCAGAAAGCCCACCCCAGCACACTGTGTGTGCTTGGGCGTAATACGATCTCCCTTTACGTATTTATCTTAGACCATACCCTAGTCTCTATCGTTGTCGTAAAACTGTCAGTTGTACTAGAGACAGCTTTATCCTTAACATCTTGAAAACATCATGCAGGTTTCCTTTTGTTGTAATGACCGGCATACATGTTCCTGCTGCCCTGTCCGTGTGTTATCCATCCTGCAGGAACATGAGCAAGCTTTGATGCTTCATAGTATATATAGTATGTACAATCACCTGGTTTGGTTTTGTCTATGTCAGCATCATTTAACCTAGTTGTATGCAGCACGTCAGTTATGTCTAACGAGTTCACTGTTCTGTCAATGCTTTATTgttttgctcaattttttttcagttgCAGGTCGttggaagagaaaaaaaaacaggggagccagagaaggaaaaatcaaGGTGAGTTAGCACATCATTTTACATCCAGCTGCTTTTAGAGTCGTTTGG includes:
- the LOC100840945 gene encoding serine/threonine-protein kinase STY13, yielding MMDGAKFPGIIGAVGGGHDGGVNFCDMAYYQKLGEGSTMSIDSMNSMQTSMHGGSIMSVDNSSVGSTDSRTGMLNHPGLRGPVAVASYSVGNSIFRPGRVSHALSDDALAQALMDTRFPTETLKDYEEWTIDLGKLHMGMPFAQGAFGKLYRGTYNGMDVAIKLLERPEAAPVQAQLLEQQFVQEVMMLATLRHPNIVKFIGACRKPMVWCIVTEYAKGGSVRNFLTRRQNRSVPLKLAVKQALDVARGMAYVHGLGFIHRDLKSDNLLISGDKSIKIADFGVARIEVKTEGMTPETGTYRWMAPEMIQHRPYNQKVDVYSFGIVLWELITGTLPFAKMTAVQAAFAVVNKGVRPTIPHDCLPALGEIMTRCWDANPDVRPPFTDVVRMLEHVEMEVLTSVRRARFRCCISQPMTLD